Proteins from one Leptospira bourretii genomic window:
- a CDS encoding class I SAM-dependent methyltransferase, with the protein MLIGIVVFWINAWMARWIFTYIYFSEGFWQKNLGNLLALELALLFSYPLHKFITWLEGWEDFFPKLIQFHIVSFWSILIRIIIFAIMIFIGFGWLSSSFVSIGFVILINFVSYDQFVFLRKPDAFVSNDFSYSLEGEGIETLETIEEAETYNRWIASKILDYLGQRNLEIGAGTGTIASIVAENFPVEVYDLSKENYSILKKRFRSNVNIQKVGQNIFSVKNWNQYDCIYSSNVMEHIPDDTAVLNHSLKLLKKGGFFVSVVPALPILYSSFDKKIGHIRRYSRTDIKRWESALEKNLKIKWLEKSYFNPIGAIGWFVKMKLMNQKAIKKQDAMIMNSLIPFIAWLDYLPLPFGQSMILVVKKI; encoded by the coding sequence TTGTTAATCGGGATCGTTGTATTCTGGATTAATGCTTGGATGGCTCGATGGATATTTACGTATATATACTTCAGTGAAGGTTTTTGGCAAAAAAACCTAGGTAACCTTCTTGCCCTCGAGTTAGCATTGTTGTTTTCGTATCCCTTGCATAAATTTATTACATGGTTGGAGGGTTGGGAAGACTTTTTCCCAAAGCTGATTCAGTTTCACATTGTATCCTTCTGGAGTATTTTAATAAGGATCATAATTTTCGCAATTATGATATTTATAGGTTTTGGCTGGCTATCTTCTTCTTTTGTGAGTATCGGGTTTGTCATTTTGATTAACTTTGTCAGTTATGATCAGTTTGTATTTTTAAGAAAACCTGATGCCTTTGTATCTAATGATTTTAGTTATTCATTAGAAGGTGAGGGTATTGAGACTCTTGAAACAATAGAAGAGGCGGAAACATATAATCGTTGGATTGCAAGTAAGATTTTGGATTATTTAGGCCAGAGAAATCTTGAGATTGGCGCTGGAACTGGAACGATCGCTTCGATTGTTGCTGAGAATTTTCCTGTAGAAGTTTATGACTTATCAAAGGAAAATTATTCGATTCTGAAAAAACGATTTAGATCGAATGTAAACATTCAGAAGGTTGGTCAAAATATTTTCTCTGTAAAGAATTGGAACCAGTATGATTGTATCTACTCATCAAATGTAATGGAGCATATACCTGATGATACGGCTGTTTTGAATCATTCGTTAAAGTTGCTGAAAAAGGGTGGATTTTTCGTTTCCGTTGTTCCTGCACTTCCAATACTATATTCATCTTTTGATAAAAAAATTGGTCATATCCGACGGTATTCGAGGACAGATATAAAGAGATGGGAATCTGCCTTAGAAAAGAATTTGAAAATCAAGTGGTTGGAAAAGTCGTATTTTAATCCAATTGGAGCAATTGGTTGGTTTGTAAAAATGAAGCTTATGAATCAAAAGGCGATCAAGAAACAAGATGCTATGATTATGAATAGTCTCATTCCGTTTATTGCATGGTTAGATTATTTACCATTGCCATTTGGTCAAAGTATGATTCTTGTAGTAAAAAAGATTTAG
- a CDS encoding ArnT family glycosyltransferase yields the protein MKTKLNIITAVVLIFLINFYYRSFTFYYSTIDWDELTYFIMGKSILDGFLPYRDYWDLKPLGIYLVHAFTLLFFDYSILTMRVSAYVFSSILAVILFISNYRKRFKESLLISFVFLYSFVYYSSGLASNTEIYFLLFEAISFYLLFVNEKVNVTQKSIAFFVLGIAFIIKYIIVFDVILFFFAALVFSFIDERIKKSGSVFEVFKKIFYEYALYVFVFLSPILITITVYLHLGSFDSYWNSILAVGKNHVRISTIYEKLEFIFYLKYFYLFSFFFVGYHFYTTKKFKLERGATVAFVWFLTSSLGAVWTGFLYEHYLLAVLFPILLFISFVVFDFDKTFGKRIVIRAILLLCIVGVFIFSIRKRNHIAKTLNSIPDQGLFMADAIRKITKEQVSGQGYFFVASGSHAPYVILDQLPPVKYIQPNNYLEKTFAVNFAISGEKVISDIIKKKVNIVTWCNSKSIHEILTQKKGESEFSQEFVLALQTYLRNYRFESVQIQQDVRCTLYYKRG from the coding sequence ATGAAAACTAAATTAAACATAATTACAGCCGTCGTGCTAATTTTTTTAATTAATTTCTACTACCGTTCATTTACTTTTTATTACTCAACTATCGACTGGGATGAGTTAACCTACTTTATAATGGGTAAGTCAATCCTAGATGGTTTTCTGCCTTATCGAGATTATTGGGATTTGAAGCCACTTGGTATTTACTTAGTTCATGCATTTACGTTACTATTCTTCGATTATTCTATTTTAACAATGAGGGTTAGTGCTTACGTTTTTTCTAGCATTTTAGCTGTTATTCTTTTTATTTCTAACTACAGAAAAAGGTTTAAGGAATCGTTGTTGATTTCTTTTGTTTTTTTATATAGTTTTGTCTACTATTCGTCAGGTTTGGCTTCTAATACAGAAATTTATTTCCTCCTTTTTGAAGCAATTTCGTTTTACTTGCTCTTCGTTAATGAGAAGGTGAATGTTACACAAAAGTCGATCGCCTTTTTCGTATTGGGAATTGCATTCATTATCAAATACATTATTGTTTTTGATGTAATCTTGTTTTTTTTCGCGGCCCTTGTTTTTTCATTCATTGATGAGAGAATAAAAAAAAGTGGTTCAGTATTTGAAGTATTCAAAAAAATATTCTATGAATATGCACTTTATGTTTTTGTTTTTCTAAGTCCGATTCTGATTACTATTACCGTTTATTTACACTTAGGCTCTTTTGATTCGTATTGGAATTCTATTTTGGCGGTTGGAAAAAATCACGTTCGAATTTCGACAATTTATGAAAAGTTAGAATTTATCTTTTATCTAAAATATTTTTATTTATTTTCTTTCTTTTTTGTAGGATATCATTTTTACACTACGAAGAAATTTAAGTTAGAACGTGGCGCTACTGTTGCATTTGTTTGGTTTTTGACCTCTTCTTTGGGTGCTGTGTGGACGGGTTTTTTGTATGAGCACTATTTGTTAGCAGTGCTGTTTCCGATTTTGCTTTTTATATCTTTTGTTGTCTTCGATTTCGATAAAACTTTTGGCAAACGTATAGTAATTAGGGCAATCTTACTACTATGTATTGTCGGCGTTTTTATTTTTTCTATCCGAAAGAGAAATCATATTGCTAAGACATTAAATTCTATTCCGGATCAAGGTTTGTTTATGGCTGATGCGATTCGTAAGATAACAAAAGAACAGGTTTCCGGCCAAGGTTACTTCTTTGTTGCATCAGGGAGTCATGCGCCATATGTTATTCTAGATCAGCTGCCACCTGTTAAATACATTCAGCCAAATAATTATTTGGAGAAAACATTTGCAGTTAACTTTGCTATTTCAGGGGAGAAGGTCATTTCTGATATTATCAAGAAAAAAGTTAATATTGTGACATGGTGTAATTCGAAGTCTATTCATGAAATATTGACGCAGAAAAAAGGTGAAAGTGAATTTTCTCAGGAATTTGTGTTAGCGCTACAAACTTATTTAAGAAATTATCGGTTTGAATCTGTTCAAATTCAACAAGACGTTCGTTGTACCCTTTATTATAAAAGAGGTTAG
- a CDS encoding LA_3751/LA_3752 family putative glycosyltransferase, with translation MKMRFQISILFIVFLFLTMIPVYYKYHWNQPNVAIGSDPQIKYYQTYSYYKEGFSPYSRQCFFPAGVFGFQLQNIPLGYPWALSASNDTCFFQYPIFMPVLHAFMARMTSFTFVIYFPIFFFFLNLVLLFIFFKQFGLSVVQSGCASLFIHFFSPVFLSSLDYSELTLTNTFFILSLLFYKRIFLSNNINISAYLFVFLSGICLSFNFQLRPESTLALLLFFFVNFVRNVKDRTNFRILFSIGIVSFLSTFAFSYWNQKVYGHFMGMRGLNTIHDTAILNLGDYLVNWTSDLWGSKYKIGLFKGYPFAVLFIVPFLFSFVQKLKNVKLNDYLISGYLFILLLPFVSPYRAGVDILGLRYYESGVYLMSIGFFLWVFQIFSSGKYIQNSQIAIITFVLLFLTTLYFSYKSNLRAIKHWSGAAKVSHEYSDLISKINPDLIIHRGLSTTYLMGVTYLEYPQIAVYSQDEWDQIEHVVLKNGFKRILYLYWQDNKLVNYEFPKEIWEKKFNVNFDLSLNSIWDREKIKIIHFDSLLMQKK, from the coding sequence ATGAAAATGCGATTCCAAATAAGTATTTTGTTCATAGTTTTTTTATTTTTGACTATGATCCCCGTATATTATAAATACCACTGGAATCAGCCTAATGTTGCAATCGGTAGCGATCCGCAAATCAAATACTATCAAACTTATTCTTATTATAAGGAAGGGTTTTCGCCATATTCCCGCCAATGCTTTTTTCCTGCGGGAGTATTCGGATTCCAGTTACAAAACATTCCATTAGGTTATCCTTGGGCTCTTTCTGCATCAAATGATACTTGTTTTTTTCAATATCCCATTTTTATGCCAGTGCTTCACGCATTTATGGCAAGGATGACTTCTTTTACATTTGTAATATATTTTCCAATATTTTTCTTCTTCTTGAATCTAGTTCTGCTTTTTATATTTTTTAAACAATTTGGTTTATCAGTAGTCCAGAGCGGATGTGCTAGTCTGTTTATACATTTTTTTAGCCCAGTATTTTTGTCTTCGCTGGATTATTCTGAACTTACACTAACAAATACATTCTTCATTTTATCCCTCTTGTTTTATAAAAGAATTTTTCTTAGTAACAATATCAATATAAGTGCATACCTGTTTGTTTTTTTATCGGGAATTTGTCTGTCTTTTAATTTTCAATTAAGACCAGAATCTACTTTAGCACTACTTTTATTTTTTTTCGTAAATTTTGTAAGGAACGTAAAGGATAGAACGAATTTTCGAATATTGTTTAGTATCGGAATTGTATCTTTCCTTTCTACATTTGCCTTTTCCTATTGGAATCAAAAGGTCTACGGTCACTTCATGGGAATGAGGGGTTTGAATACAATCCATGATACGGCTATTTTGAATCTAGGCGATTATCTTGTTAATTGGACTTCAGATCTATGGGGATCTAAATATAAAATAGGTCTTTTTAAGGGTTATCCTTTCGCAGTTTTATTCATTGTTCCATTCCTATTTTCATTTGTACAAAAATTGAAAAATGTGAAACTTAATGATTATCTGATTTCTGGATATTTATTTATATTGTTGCTTCCCTTTGTTTCACCTTATAGAGCCGGTGTTGATATCCTTGGATTGCGCTATTATGAAAGTGGTGTTTATCTGATGTCTATAGGTTTTTTTCTTTGGGTTTTCCAAATTTTCTCCTCAGGAAAGTATATTCAAAATTCTCAAATAGCAATCATTACATTTGTTCTGTTATTCCTTACTACATTATATTTTAGTTATAAATCAAATCTACGAGCTATTAAACATTGGAGCGGCGCTGCAAAAGTATCTCATGAATACTCAGATCTAATTTCAAAAATTAATCCGGATTTAATCATTCATAGAGGCCTTTCTACAACATATCTAATGGGGGTCACTTATTTAGAATACCCTCAAATAGCTGTTTATTCTCAAGACGAATGGGATCAAATTGAGCATGTAGTTTTGAAAAATGGCTTTAAGAGGATATTATACCTTTATTGGCAGGATAATAAATTAGTAAATTACGAATTTCCAAAGGAGATTTGGGAAAAGAAATTTAATGTTAATTTTGATTTATCTTTAAATAGTATTTGGGATAGGGAAAAAATAAAAATCATACATTTTGACTCCCTGTTAATGCAAAAGAAATGA
- a CDS encoding glycosyltransferase family 2 protein produces MALPKAKKKATGTPKSLISLIIPIYNEAAHLEEFLSRIDKLSLPADKELVFVDDCSKDKSFSILGKFSFRTNHVKILQQPENQGKGAALRRGIQEASGDIILVQDADFEYDMDEIHMLVNPILINKADVVFGSRFKKDGRQVHRTFHYLVNRFLTILSNFLSGLYLTDMETCYKVFRSDIIQNINLESNRFGFEPEITAKLARLKIRVQEFPISYYPRNYLEGKKITWKDGIAALRHIFYFNLFASKVSFFKNEMPDHYIPKSANWL; encoded by the coding sequence ATGGCACTTCCGAAGGCAAAAAAGAAAGCAACCGGCACACCAAAATCATTAATTTCCCTAATCATTCCGATCTATAATGAAGCAGCCCATTTGGAGGAGTTCCTATCTCGCATTGATAAACTCTCTCTTCCTGCAGATAAGGAACTTGTGTTTGTTGACGACTGTTCTAAAGATAAATCGTTTTCAATATTGGGAAAATTTTCTTTTCGCACGAATCATGTAAAAATATTACAGCAGCCCGAAAATCAGGGGAAGGGTGCGGCGCTACGTAGAGGTATTCAAGAGGCAAGTGGAGATATCATCCTTGTACAGGATGCCGATTTCGAATACGACATGGACGAGATACATATGTTGGTAAATCCTATATTGATTAACAAAGCTGACGTAGTTTTTGGATCTAGATTTAAAAAGGATGGAAGACAAGTCCATCGGACCTTTCATTATCTTGTGAATCGTTTCCTAACGATTTTGTCTAATTTCCTCAGTGGCCTCTATTTAACGGATATGGAAACTTGTTATAAAGTGTTCCGATCTGATATCATACAAAATATTAATTTGGAATCTAATCGGTTTGGCTTTGAGCCAGAAATCACCGCTAAGTTAGCAAGATTGAAAATTCGCGTTCAGGAATTCCCAATATCATATTACCCTAGAAACTATTTAGAGGGAAAAAAAATTACATGGAAGGATGGCATTGCAGCGTTAAGGCATATCTTTTATTTTAATTTGTTTGCATCTAAGGTTAGTTTCTTTAAGAATGAGATGCCCGATCACTATATACCAAAATCTGCAAATTGGTTATAA
- a CDS encoding glycosyltransferase family 2 protein, whose amino-acid sequence MEKPVVTIVIPCLNERKTLPFVLEKCISVQKEFKDRFELEILVSDNGSEDGSQDFAKSLGVRVENCPIKGYGAALDSGIRNAKGEIIVFADADDTYDFLESPRLIQKLISSGADMVIGSRLDGTIHKGAMPFLHRYLGTPVINWIINRLYAKKFKIRDSNSGFRCFKKSSYLSWDIRSKGMEFASEMLIKALRQGAKMEHEPVSLYPDKPGRTPHLKTWRDGMRHLLRILFYAPYFFQKTGFIILLLAFSQLVCGLYIGGIWEFYGFRIYGIHSLVLLSFAAIIGISIWNIGLQIATKQSVVSGVYARILNWSEDRLFFVLVSGFAVVVTMFVYLMWKWSVSNFQFLNFERELIVISTSGLIAFLFGINALTAHILKRD is encoded by the coding sequence ATGGAAAAGCCAGTAGTTACAATTGTTATACCTTGTTTAAATGAACGAAAAACTCTACCTTTTGTGCTTGAGAAATGTATATCAGTCCAAAAAGAATTCAAAGACAGATTCGAATTAGAAATTTTGGTTTCTGATAACGGGAGCGAAGATGGCTCACAGGATTTTGCAAAGAGTTTGGGAGTAAGAGTTGAGAATTGTCCCATAAAAGGTTATGGTGCAGCTTTAGATTCTGGAATTCGAAATGCAAAAGGTGAGATTATCGTATTTGCCGATGCTGATGATACTTATGACTTTTTAGAATCCCCAAGGTTAATTCAAAAGTTAATTTCAAGTGGTGCAGATATGGTGATAGGGTCTAGATTAGATGGCACTATTCATAAAGGTGCTATGCCGTTTCTACATAGGTACCTAGGAACACCTGTGATTAATTGGATTATTAATCGCTTATATGCAAAGAAATTTAAAATACGAGATAGTAATTCAGGGTTTCGTTGTTTCAAGAAGAGTAGCTATTTGAGTTGGGATATTCGCAGCAAAGGAATGGAGTTTGCTTCTGAGATGTTGATCAAAGCACTGAGACAAGGTGCGAAGATGGAACATGAACCAGTCTCTCTTTATCCAGATAAACCAGGACGAACGCCTCATTTAAAAACTTGGCGAGATGGTATGAGACATCTACTCAGAATTCTATTTTATGCACCTTATTTTTTTCAGAAAACAGGTTTTATTATTCTACTTCTTGCATTCAGTCAATTAGTTTGCGGTTTATATATAGGGGGAATATGGGAGTTTTATGGCTTCAGAATTTATGGAATCCATTCTCTTGTCCTACTTTCTTTCGCTGCAATCATCGGAATTAGTATTTGGAATATTGGTCTACAAATTGCAACTAAGCAAAGCGTTGTAAGCGGCGTTTATGCTCGAATACTAAATTGGAGCGAGGATCGCCTTTTTTTTGTATTAGTCTCAGGGTTTGCTGTAGTTGTCACTATGTTTGTTTATTTGATGTGGAAGTGGAGTGTTAGTAATTTTCAATTCTTAAATTTTGAACGGGAGCTGATCGTTATTTCTACTTCAGGGCTTATTGCTTTTTTGTTCGGAATCAACGCACTTACAGCTCATATTTTAAAAAGAGATTAA
- a CDS encoding glycosyltransferase family 2 protein, with protein MKYFLESRNNPKLLTIIIPCYNEESVLPYLKDRLNRFLETLPTKTELIFVNDGSDDHTIFELVNWAKDDPRIQVVSLSRNFGHQIAVTAGMDYAKGDAIVIMDADLQDPPEVILEMLTKYREGYDVVYGQRMARSGESFFKKTTAWAFYRIMKILVHKDLPLDSGDFRLISRRCLDALNGLRENHRFLRGMNAWIGFPQTPVYYNRDPRVAGETKYPLRKMLKLAMNAAVSFSPLPLRFSLGLGIIVAIIGFAVGVYALFRAFQHFILQMPIVYNPGWATIVTLICLIGGSILISIGILGEYIARIFEESKGRPLYVVEFVKGKTIESKKK; from the coding sequence ATGAAATATTTTTTAGAAAGTAGAAATAATCCGAAATTGCTTACAATTATTATCCCTTGTTATAATGAAGAATCAGTTCTTCCTTATTTAAAGGATCGTTTAAATCGTTTTTTGGAAACGTTACCGACGAAAACAGAACTAATTTTTGTAAACGATGGTAGCGATGACCATACCATTTTTGAATTAGTGAATTGGGCCAAGGATGATCCGCGCATCCAAGTAGTTAGTCTTTCTCGTAACTTTGGTCATCAAATTGCTGTGACTGCCGGGATGGATTATGCCAAGGGCGATGCAATTGTTATTATGGATGCAGATTTACAAGACCCCCCGGAAGTAATTCTAGAAATGCTTACTAAATATCGGGAGGGGTATGATGTTGTCTATGGGCAACGAATGGCTCGATCGGGTGAGTCTTTTTTCAAAAAAACAACAGCTTGGGCCTTCTATCGTATTATGAAAATTTTGGTTCATAAAGATCTCCCTTTAGATTCTGGTGATTTTCGATTAATTTCGAGAAGGTGCTTAGATGCTTTAAATGGATTGCGTGAAAATCATAGGTTTCTCCGTGGAATGAATGCTTGGATCGGTTTTCCTCAGACACCGGTCTATTACAATCGAGACCCTCGTGTAGCAGGTGAAACAAAATACCCTTTGCGAAAGATGTTAAAACTTGCAATGAATGCTGCAGTTTCATTTTCCCCATTACCGTTAAGGTTTAGTTTGGGTCTTGGAATCATTGTTGCAATCATTGGTTTTGCAGTGGGTGTTTATGCTTTATTCCGTGCTTTCCAACATTTCATTTTGCAGATGCCTATCGTTTATAATCCGGGATGGGCGACGATTGTCACACTTATTTGTTTGATTGGCGGTTCCATTCTTATATCAATTGGAATTTTGGGCGAATACATAGCACGTATCTTTGAGGAATCTAAGGGAAGACCGCTGTATGTTGTTGAGTTTGTTAAGGGAAAAACAATAGAATCAAAAAAGAAATGA
- a CDS encoding O-antigen ligase family protein produces the protein MNIAIKSIFVHILFLIFGVTLVFISQSHLHIKTFYQTIFNLSILSIFIKFAFNRKVNVKSYGIDSLYWLAYWIGVASFFNSLAVNYYKLGRYYWDPDIFRFIPFLIPVFFFILHKSYQSSKFILQFHVLCIFCLTGISYSFLFSELPELSFLLVYPLLIARISPEFNKLSKEIHWSVYLVFVLFFVSLVFGFNSQGYLVYFGLFLLVYFLLSFSFDLNLNLLLIIFSFNILQVISRHYYANDTVLLFTKDSSSIMNSNRVAAYLGIHVAYLLFGFREAKGKKDSFFYAFSFALLFFTSLNQISRASIIASTVLIFTFVAVRYLRYSYLKYFLSLLLFLLFFVHFLPLHFLFFESVFGFDWAWFDTLSSGRLELWKAFYKIFISLEPIRWLLGLGFGEHNFLLAYLPKNIGIVLETFATKADGAYLHTHNLPTTVLFYGGFLGFGLYLFFLGLFVRSCFLIIKEKREFQLAHFAIIYFLIHNSFDMLLDVYPLSLILVLSFNPWLLKKEEKQNLINQRKSELFVYVLLIIFSTFLISRLFYKYEFFYNQTIINANFDKNHKCNLVRFPQENLIQVPKILNFSSFSIFPPDFPSYRYSQEKFLFHYSELHRISKNELKNPEATLGYCEKHHFRPILCEINLRHWRGEDVSSLWIGKRVEDCLLNFIK, from the coding sequence ATGAATATTGCAATAAAAAGTATTTTTGTTCATATTCTTTTTTTAATATTTGGAGTCACTTTAGTCTTTATTTCGCAAAGTCATTTGCATATTAAAACCTTTTATCAAACTATTTTTAACCTCTCGATTTTATCTATATTTATCAAATTTGCTTTTAATCGTAAAGTAAATGTCAAGAGCTACGGTATTGATTCACTTTATTGGCTCGCTTATTGGATAGGTGTTGCTTCTTTTTTTAATTCTCTTGCGGTTAATTATTACAAGTTAGGTCGCTATTATTGGGACCCCGATATATTTAGGTTTATTCCCTTTTTGATTCCGGTTTTCTTCTTTATTTTACATAAGAGCTATCAGTCTTCAAAGTTTATTTTGCAGTTTCATGTCCTTTGTATATTCTGTTTAACTGGTATATCTTATTCTTTTCTTTTCTCTGAGTTACCTGAGTTATCCTTTTTGTTAGTTTATCCGCTACTCATTGCTAGGATTTCACCAGAGTTCAATAAATTATCAAAAGAGATTCATTGGTCTGTTTATCTTGTTTTTGTATTGTTTTTTGTATCATTGGTATTCGGTTTTAATTCTCAAGGATACTTGGTGTATTTTGGTTTATTTTTACTGGTTTATTTTTTGTTATCTTTTTCTTTTGATTTAAACTTAAATTTACTTCTGATTATTTTTTCTTTTAATATACTTCAAGTTATTTCGCGACATTATTATGCTAATGATACAGTCTTGCTGTTTACAAAAGATAGCTCCAGTATCATGAACTCTAATAGGGTTGCTGCCTATTTGGGAATTCATGTTGCCTATCTTTTGTTTGGATTTCGAGAAGCCAAAGGTAAGAAAGATTCTTTTTTTTACGCTTTCAGTTTCGCCTTATTGTTTTTTACTTCTTTAAATCAGATCTCGCGAGCGAGTATTATTGCTAGCACCGTTTTGATTTTTACCTTTGTTGCCGTAAGGTATTTGAGATATTCTTATCTGAAATACTTTCTTAGCCTTCTGCTGTTTTTGTTATTTTTTGTTCACTTTCTTCCGCTTCATTTTCTTTTTTTTGAAAGCGTGTTTGGATTTGATTGGGCTTGGTTTGATACTCTCTCTTCCGGCAGACTAGAGTTGTGGAAGGCATTTTATAAAATATTTATCAGTTTGGAACCTATTCGTTGGTTGTTAGGTTTGGGATTTGGTGAACATAATTTTCTATTAGCATATCTACCTAAAAATATTGGAATCGTTTTGGAAACGTTTGCAACTAAAGCTGATGGAGCATATCTCCATACCCATAATTTACCCACTACAGTTTTGTTTTATGGAGGTTTTTTGGGATTTGGTCTGTATCTCTTTTTTCTTGGGTTGTTCGTTAGGTCATGTTTTTTGATAATAAAAGAAAAGAGGGAATTTCAACTCGCACATTTTGCAATTATATATTTTTTGATTCATAATTCTTTTGATATGCTTTTAGATGTATATCCGCTTTCTCTTATACTTGTTTTGTCTTTCAATCCTTGGCTTCTTAAGAAGGAGGAAAAACAAAATTTAATTAATCAGCGAAAGTCGGAATTGTTTGTTTATGTGTTATTGATTATATTTTCCACTTTTCTCATATCAAGATTGTTTTATAAATATGAATTTTTCTACAATCAAACGATTATCAATGCGAATTTCGATAAAAATCACAAATGTAACCTAGTTAGATTCCCTCAGGAAAATCTCATACAAGTACCAAAAATTCTTAATTTTTCATCGTTCTCCATATTTCCGCCTGATTTCCCTTCCTACCGCTATTCCCAAGAGAAATTTTTATTTCATTACTCCGAATTACATAGGATTTCAAAAAATGAGCTAAAAAATCCTGAGGCAACTTTGGGATATTGTGAGAAACATCACTTTCGGCCAATTTTATGTGAGATTAATCTTAGGCATTGGAGGGGTGAGGATGTATCCTCGCTTTGGATTGGGAAGAGAGTAGAAGATTGTTTACTGAATTTTATTAAATAA
- a CDS encoding glycosyltransferase family 39 protein yields MEVGIVASISLGVFLRFFRIDRQSLWGDEFFSVYASSLSDWTEFWSYIENDPHPPLFQILLSLWIRFLPNFTEIGVKIFPVFISILNLIFIFVLTKRWDTAKRFLFIFFISLSPGAIYYSQEVRSYSLLLCLTSVIVVLVHNLDFDKERSFSWICIGLVSVLTSYVHLFGFIFVGSIFLVYWLLSLKNRNPYAGRFFTLGILNVILFLPFIYHLTRSTKIETAAWIDPPNLVLFLTYYSLFYATSKKIFLLTFVVPLIVFVFLVIRNIQKRKERSTQFFFSNSTNFLLVAGFILTSTLLFSFYKPIVTNRNWIVTLPLLYLFVADQLGEKLKNKYVVFLLFLITLVSLFEFKKNFYNAFKEDWRGTAKFVSLNCTKPLVLTDSFPEFLSVYLRWNQIEGVQPLMLREPLDISQSSICVVKRQIGGNGMTFSSNLNFQKVKETTLYGFTVEEYAKVK; encoded by the coding sequence ATGGAAGTTGGAATTGTTGCTTCAATTTCCCTAGGGGTTTTCCTACGTTTTTTTCGAATTGATAGGCAGAGTCTTTGGGGCGATGAATTTTTTTCTGTTTATGCCTCTTCACTGTCTGATTGGACCGAGTTTTGGTCTTATATCGAGAATGACCCGCACCCTCCACTGTTTCAGATTTTGCTTTCCTTATGGATACGATTTTTACCTAACTTCACTGAAATTGGCGTAAAAATATTTCCTGTGTTTATCTCAATTTTGAATTTGATATTCATTTTTGTTTTAACAAAGCGGTGGGATACTGCCAAAAGGTTTTTATTCATTTTTTTTATTTCGCTTTCGCCGGGAGCCATTTACTATTCTCAAGAAGTAAGATCTTATTCATTGTTACTTTGTTTAACATCGGTTATTGTTGTACTTGTGCATAATCTTGATTTTGATAAAGAGAGAAGTTTTAGTTGGATTTGTATCGGCTTAGTTTCAGTTTTAACATCTTATGTTCATTTGTTTGGTTTTATTTTTGTAGGTAGCATATTTCTTGTTTATTGGTTATTATCTCTTAAAAATCGTAACCCGTATGCGGGTCGCTTTTTTACGTTAGGTATTTTGAATGTCATTTTGTTTTTGCCATTTATTTACCATTTAACAAGAAGTACAAAAATTGAGACAGCTGCTTGGATTGACCCACCTAACTTGGTTTTATTTTTGACTTATTATTCTTTGTTCTATGCGACGTCAAAAAAAATCTTTTTATTAACATTTGTTGTTCCCCTTATTGTTTTTGTGTTTTTGGTGATTAGGAATATCCAAAAACGGAAAGAACGGTCGACTCAGTTTTTCTTCTCGAATTCAACGAATTTTCTTTTAGTTGCTGGCTTTATTCTTACATCTACTCTATTGTTCTCTTTCTATAAACCAATCGTAACAAATCGAAACTGGATTGTAACATTACCTTTGTTGTATTTGTTTGTTGCTGATCAATTGGGGGAAAAACTTAAGAATAAATATGTTGTCTTTTTGCTGTTTTTGATCACGTTAGTTTCATTGTTTGAATTTAAGAAAAACTTCTATAACGCGTTTAAAGAGGACTGGCGAGGAACCGCTAAATTTGTTTCTTTAAATTGTACGAAACCTCTTGTTCTCACAGATTCATTCCCAGAATTTTTATCGGTTTATTTGCGTTGGAATCAAATAGAAGGAGTTCAGCCTTTGATGTTACGCGAACCTTTAGATATTTCTCAATCAAGTATTTGTGTGGTAAAAAGGCAGATCGGCGGTAATGGTATGACTTTTTCTTCTAATTTGAACTTTCAGAAAGTTAAAGAAACCACTTTGTATGGTTTTACCGTTGAAGAATATGCTAAGGTTAAGTAG